DNA from Verrucomicrobiaceae bacterium:
GAGAAAAATGAGGCATTCTCCAAATTCGCCGCTGCAAACAACATCCTCACCGTCACCAATGGAAACAATGAGGCGGCGAGTTTCCTCACCGCGCTGAAAAACCAGCGGGAAAAGCTGCGTACGCAGCAGGCCGAGCTGCAATTGGATCTCGAAAATATTCCCGTCGCCGCTTCGCAGGCGGAGCACCGCGCCACCGAGTCTGGCTCGCCCGTCACCCGCACGGAGAGGGATTATCTCGAAACGAGCAGCGAAGTCCGCCGGGCGGAAAATGAACTGAAATTCCTGCTCAAAAGCCAAAGCGCCGACCATCCGCAGGTGAAGGAAGCTACTGAGAAGGCTGCAAAAGCACGCTTCCTGCTTGAAGCCCTCATCGAGCCCCTGCGGGAGGAGATGCAGGGACGTCTCACCGCCATCGAGCGCTCCATCACCGTAATCGAAAAGCAGATCGCGGAACTCCAAAAGGAAAGCCTCAGCTTCGGTGCGAAAATGTCCGAGTATGAGAAGCTCAAAAAGGAGGCCGACATTGCTCAAGCGGCCTACCAGACGATGTTTGAGAAGGCAGAGAACTTCCAAAGAATGTTCAATCTTCAAAGCGACTACGTCGCCATCCAGGAGCGACCTACTTCGGCAGAAGAGGTCGCTGAATCAAACCTCATCCCCGTCTGGAAGCTGTGGACGCCGAAAAAGGCACCGCAGGAGTCCCCTGCAAAGAAATGAGGCTTGGGGGAGCAGGTTGAGGGGAAAATCCTTTTGCAGCGGCATGGGCAGCACCGCATACTGGCAGCCCGGCTCGTGCCGGGCGTGAACCCCCATTTTGCCCCCTACCCTGATCCATGCCCACTTACGACTACGCCTGCCAGACCTGCGGCCATGAATTCGAGGCCCGCCAGTCCATGAAGGACCCGCATCTCACCGATTGCCCCCAGGAGGGCTGCGCAGGCCCTGTGAAGCGCAAAATCGGCGTCGGTGCCGGTTTCATCTTCAAAGGCACCGGCTTCTACATCACCGACTACCGCAGTGATTCCTACAAAGCGGCTGCGAAGCAGGACAGCGCCGCCGCATCGTCTGCTACGACGACTTCCACCCCACCGGCACCTGCACCCGCCGCTGCTCCGGCGAAGCCCGCTGCCACTTAGCGCCCCGCTCATCGTCCCATGAAACGCTTCTTCTTTAAGCTCACGCGGCTGCTCCTGCTCAGTGCGTTGGGCGGAGCTGCATGGGTGGCGCATCGGCCAGAGCGCCTGCCGGCCGTCGCGGTGGAGAAGGTGCGTGAGCAGGATCTGCTCGATGAGCTGCGTCAGGCCGCGCTGAAGCGCTCTAGCATGCTGGAGATCCCCGAGGCCGCGCTGAATCGCTACCTCACCGCCGTGCTGCCGCAGCGTGTGGGCAGCCAGATGGCGGACTGGGTGCGGCTGCAGGACACCCGTGTGGATTTGGAGGACGGGCGGGCGCATGTCGTCATCGCCTGGGACGTGCGTGGCTTTCAGCGCACGGCCAGCATCGACCTCGCCATCACCCGGCGCGGAGAGAATTTCCACGTCGAGGTCCTCAGTGGCGCCGTGGGGCATCTGAGGCTGCCACGCGGCCTCATGCGCCCGCTGCATCCCACGCTGCAAGTCGTGGCCGATGCGCTCGATGCGGAAATCCGCGCTCTTTTTCAAATGACGCAGATCACCCTCGGCAAAGACAAACTCGTGCTCGACTCCCGCTTCCCCGCCGCATGAAACCGTGCCTACATCCCCGTCTAGCCACCGCTACAGCCATAGCTGCGGCAGTCCTCGCCGTATTCGGCAGCAGCATCCCATCGGCGCAGGCACAGAGCCCCGTTCCTACGGCACCACCAGCACCGAAAATCGTCAAAGACAAAGCCGCGGAAGCCGCCGCTGCCATCCAGGCACCGCTGGTCATCACACCAGGGCCAAGGCCTGTCGGAAAGCTCACCCTCCCGCCCCCGGAGGCACCGGGGGTACCTGCGGCACCTCCTGTGGGCACCCTGAAGGCCACGCGGCCTGCACCTGCGAAGTTGCCAGAGCCTGA
Protein-coding regions in this window:
- a CDS encoding zinc ribbon domain-containing protein, with protein sequence MPTYDYACQTCGHEFEARQSMKDPHLTDCPQEGCAGPVKRKIGVGAGFIFKGTGFYITDYRSDSYKAAAKQDSAAASSATTTSTPPAPAPAAAPAKPAAT